Proteins encoded within one genomic window of Episyrphus balteatus chromosome 1, idEpiBalt1.1, whole genome shotgun sequence:
- the LOC129905318 gene encoding uncharacterized protein LOC129905318 codes for MVAEEDNASRTNQEVEHSPLEEQCENNLLKENADGKMTTNADDIFEVFKNGEVGEAELLVEKYGLEYLSVRDCHGYTPAHWVALNGNVDMMRFLIECNAPIDLPCLGIQGPRPIHWACRKGYADVVQVLLQTGVGVNVADFKGLTPLMTACMYGRTATASFLLGMGALNHLTDINGDTALHWAAYKGHADLMRLLMYSGVELQKTDNFGSTPLHLACLSGNTTCVRLLCEKNSLDLDPKDKNGKTPIMLAQSHRHHEIVKILYNEIKKKSRWIPSVSEIWGMLFGGAGDTKGPLLMFLFSVLLWGYPMYMIRVKCCNAKRRLTRAAAFSVETIDESTPIEMLEIRFGKLETTWTEFSACHNEILEQTEETEVDEIENEFSAFETKYFVTNSQIVKAISERVNSDEFPAI; via the exons ATGGTAGCTGAAGAAGACAATGCATCTAGAACAAACCAAGAAGTAGAACATTCACCCCTCGAAGAACAATGTGAAAATAATTTACTTAAAGAAAATGCTGACGGAAAAATGACTACAAATGCAGATGATATATTTGAAGTATTTAAGAATGGCGAAGTTGGTGAAGCTGAACTTTTGGttgaaaagtatggtttggagTATTTGTCTGTAAGAGATTGCCATGGCTACACACCAGCACACTGGGTTGCCTTAAATGGAAACGTTGATATGATGCGCTTTTTGATTGAATGTAACGCTCCTATTGACTTGCCTTGCTTGGGAATTCAAGGTCCTCGTCCAATTCACTGGGCATGTAGGAAAGGTTATGCTGATGTGGTTCAAGTTCTTTTGCAGACTGGAGTGGGAGTAAATGTTGCTGATTTCAAAGGATTAACACCCTTGATGACAGCTTGTATGTATGGCCGGACAGCAACAGCATCATTTCTGTTAGGAATGGGAGCATTAAATCACCTGACTGATATAAATGGGGATACAGCCCTTCATTGGGCTGCTTATAAAGGACATGCTGATTTGATGAGGCTTCTTATGTATAGTGGCGTCGAGCTGCAAAAAACTGATAATTTTGGGTCTACTCCCTTACATTTGGCTTGTTTATCAGGTAACACCACTTGTGTTCGTCTTCTTTGTGAGAAAAATAGTTTGGACTTAGATCCAAAagataaaaatggaaaaactccAATAATGCTTGCTCAATCTCACCGGCATCACGAGATTGTTAAAATATTATACAATGAGATAAAAAAGAAATCTCGATGGATTCCATCAGTATCTGAGATATGGGGGATGCTATTTGGAGGAGCTGGAGACACTAAGGGACCTCTGTTGATGTTCCTTTTTTCGGTACTTCTGTGGGGATATCCTATGTATATGATAAGG GTTAAATGCTGTAATGCCAAAAGGCGTTTAACTCGGGCGGCAGCATTTTCTGTAGAGACAATTGACGAATCTACACCGATAGAAATGCTTGAAATTCGGTTTGGTAAATTAGAAACCACGTGGACAGAATTTTCTGCATGTCATAATGAGATTCTCGAACAAACCGAAGAAACGGAAGTTGATGAAatcgaaaatgaattttcggcattcgaaacaaaatattttgtaacgAATTCTCAAATTGTCAAAGCTATCAGCGAAAGAGTTAATTCCGATGAATTTCCAGCAATCTAA